The genomic window CGAGGGCCCGCTGCAGGACCCGTGACGAAACGGCCCCGATGACCTATCCTGCCCAGAATTGCCACCCGTTCCCAGCATGGCCCGCGGTGGCCGACGCCACGCGACCGCAAGGAGAGACCATGACTGACGCCTACGCATCCGACCCCAACCTCCCACCCACCCAAAGTCAGGAGCGGCCGGCCGAGCTGCTCGACCGGTTCGTGGCCAAGTTGATCGACTTCGTGATCGTCGGAGTCGTCTACGCGATCATCGCCGCGATCATCGGCGTCGCCGTGGCGGTCGGTACGGGTTCGAGCTGGATCGTCGGCGTCGTGACCTCCGTGATCCTGGTCGCCCTGCAGCTGGGCTACTTCACCTTCCTGGAGTCCAGCCGCGGTCAGACCGTGGGCAAGATGGTGATGAAGTTGCGCGTCATGGGCCCCGATGCAGGACTGCCCACCACGGAGGAGGCCCTCAAGCGCAACATCTGGATGGCGATCTCCCTGATCGGGATCATCCCGCTCATCGGCTGGCTGATCCAGGCAGTGGCATGGATCGCTGCCCTGGTGACGATCGCCATGGGCATCAACAACGACACCGCCAAGCGCCAGGCCTGGCACGACCAGCTCGCCGGCGGGACCCGGGTCGTCAAGATCGGCTGACCGGACGGCAGGGGCACGACCCGCCTGCACCTGGCGAGATCGAGGCTCGGCCTGCTGCGGCAGGCCGAGCCTTGATGTACTTCACGAGCTCCGCCCCGACGAACCTCGTCGGGGCGGAGTTCTCACGTCCTTTGGTCGATCCTTCGTCGAGGCTCCCCAGTCCTGGTGTGTGCCGCGGAGCACCGCGGGGTGGTCGCGCTTGTCTTCACGGACAGAACTACGTATATTTATTTGCTTGCCACAAGTAAGGAGTTGGAATGGTCGCCCGTGAACGTGCCGGAGAACTACTGCTCGAGATGGTCACGATGGCCCGGGTCTTCCGAGTGGCCGGCAACCAGCAGCAGACATTGGCCGGCACGAAGACCGGGGTGCTGCAACGGCTGAAGTACAGCGACGCCCGGTTGGGAGACCTGGCCCGGCAGCTGTCGATCTCGGCGTCGGTCGCCTCCCGGACGGTCGACGCCCTGCAGGAGCGCGGCCTGGTCGAGCGGCGAGCCGATGAAACCGATGCCCGCGCCTTCCTCATCTCCCTCACCGATCGCGGCCGGGACGTCGTCGCGACCCGGGAACGACACATGGCCGACCGGTTCGCCGAGGTGCTCGGCGACTGGACTCCCCAGGAGAGCGATCAGGCACTCGATCTCCTGCACCGCCTGAACGCCCACCTCGACGAGCTCACCGCCGTCCTCGACGCCGACACCAGGAGCGACACCACCGAATGAGCACCATGACCCACGACGACCCTCAGGCGCTCCCGCACCGGGAGGTCCTGCAGGTCATGACCGGCCTGCTGGCGGCGCTCTTCACCGCCCTGATCTCCAACACGATCGTCTCCACGGCCCTGCCGACGATCATGGCCGACCTCAACGGCACCCAGCGGCAGTACACCTGGGTGATCACGGCCAGCCTGCTCACCATGACCGTGAGCACCGCCATCTGGGGCAAGATGTCGGACCTGTTCAACAAGAAGCTCCTCGTCCAGATCTCGATCATCCTCTTCGTCGCGGCGTCCATCGTCGCCGGCCTGTCGACGAACATCGCCACGCTGATGGGAGCACGTGCGTTCCAGGGCATTGCCATGGGCGGCCTGATGGCAATGGTCCAGTCGATCATGGCCACGATCATCGCCCCGCGCCAGCGCGGCCGGTACGCCGGCTACATGGGTGGCGTGATGGGGATCGCCACCGTCTCGGGGCCACTGCTCGGTGGCGTGATCACCGACGGGCTGGGATGGCGCTGGACCTACTTCGTCTCCGTACCGCTGGCGGTCGTCGCCCTGGTGCTCATCCAGAGCAAGCTGCACCTGCCGACCGTCGCTGCCCGCAAGGTGACGATCGACTACGCGGGCGCCGTCCTGCTCACCATCGCTGCCGCCCTGCCCATGCTGTGGGTGACCTTCGCCGGCAGCTCCTTCGCCTGGATCTCGTGGGAGTCGGGCGCATACGTCGCCAGCTTCCTCGTCGCCGTCGCGCTGACCGTGGTGGTCGAGCTGCGCGCCCCCGAGCCGATCGTGCCGATCCGGTTGCTGCGCAACAACACCGCAACCCTGATGATCGTGGCCAGCATCGCCGTCGGCGTCGCGATGTTCGGTCCGGCCGTCTTCCTCACCCAGTACTTCCAACTCGGCGAGGGCTACTCCCCCACCCAGGCCGGACTGCTCATCCTGCCGATGATCATCACCCAGACCGCATCGTCCGCGATCGGTGGACAGATCGTCAGCCGCACCGGCCGGTGGAAGCCCATCATGGTGGTGGGCAGCTTCCTCATGGTCATCGGACTCGGTGGGCTCGGGATGGTCGACCACACGACCGGATACACCTGGGTCGCCCTGTCCATGGCGACGATGGGTATCGGCGTGGGCACCCTCATCCAGAACATCGTGCTGGCCGTGCAGAACACGGTCGATGTCACCGACGTCGGGGCGGCGTCGGCGAGCATCGCCTTCTTCCGCTCACTGGGCGGCGCCATCGGCGTCTCGGCACTCGGCGCGGTGCTGACCAACCAGGTCGGCAGCGAGATCAGCGAGCGACTCACGCGGATGGGAGTCCCCGCGGACGCCATGGGCGGCGACTCCGGGGAGACCGACCTCGACCTGGGCGCGCTACCCGCACCGATCCGGGCCGTGGTCCAGGACGCCTATGCCGACTCCTTCGGGCACGTCTTCCTCATCGCCACGGCCGTCGCCGTCATCACGCTCGTCGCTGTCCTCCTCGTGCGTGGCACGCCCCTGCGCACGACGGTTGCGCTGCGGCCGAGCACCGCCTCACCGGCACCCACGGCTGCCGCCGCCGTCACGTCAACGAGTGGTCCGTCGGCACCGCAGGACGACTCGTCGGAGGGCACGCACCCCGAGGCTCCCTCGAGTCCGGCCTCCATGCACTAGGCGTCCGTGGGCCGCCCGGGGCGAGTCTGCTGGACCGAGTCGCCCGGGCGGTTCATCAGGTCCGTCTTTGCCACGGGGAAGTGATCTGCGGCACAGTAGTTCGGTGGGCCACCGGAGACCCTGGGGCCCTTGTCGAGAGGACGCGATGAACCATCCCACTCCACCTCCCACCAAGGTCGCCATCATCGGGGCCGGCATGGTCGGGCTCTCCACCGCATGGTTCCTCCAGGAGCACGGGGTGGAGGTCGAGGTCCTCGATCGCGACGGCGTCGCCGCCGGCTCCTCGTGGGGCAACGCAGGGTGGATCACGCCCGGGCTGTCGACCCCCCTTCCGGACCCGGCAGTCCTCTCCTACGGCATCAAGGCCGTCGTCTCCCCCTCCTCGCCCGTCTACGTGCCGGTGACCGGGGACCCGCGCCTGCTGCGTTTCCTGGCGAAGTTCACCCGCAACAGCACGATGCGCCGGTGGTCGAAGTCGATGCGCGCGCTCGTGCCGATCAACGAGTGCGCGCTACCGGCCTTCGACGAGCTCACCGCGGGCGGGGTCAGCTCCCCCGTCCACGAGGCGACGTCCTTCATCGCGGGCTACCGCACCAGGGCCGAGACCGAGTTCCTGCGCACCGAGTTCGAGCACATCGCCGCCTCCGGCCAGGAGATGGGCTTCGAGGAGCTCACGGGTGAGCAGGTGCGCGAGATCGAGCCCACCTTCTCCACCGAGGTCGGCGCCGGCATCCGCCTGCTCGGTCAGCGCTACCTCAACCCGATCGAGTACACCCATGCCCTGGCCGACTCCGTGCGCGCCAGGGGCGGCAAGATCCGCGACGGCGCGGACGTCACCGGCATCACCGACGAGGCGAAGGGGGTCCGTCTGGCCATCGCCGGAGGAGGCAGCGAGACCTTCGACCGGGTCGTCGTCGCCACGGGCACCTGGCTGGACGACCTGGTCCGGCCCTTCGGCGTGCGCACCCATGTGCAGGCCGGCCGCGGCTACAGTTTCAGCGTGCCGATCGACCACGTCCCGCACGGGCCGGTCTACCTGCCGAACGAACGGGTGGCCTGCACGCCGCTGGGCGACCGGCTGCGCGTGGCCGGGATGATGGAGTTCCGCCCGCCGGAAGCGCCACTGGACCAGCGGCGCGTCGAGGCGGTCGTCGAGGCGGCCCGCCCCTTCCTCAGCGGCGTCGACCTGGACGACCGTCAGGACGAGTGGGTCGGATCGCGACCCTGCACCCCCGACGGGCTACCGCTGATCGGCGCGTCGAGCTCGCCGCACGTGCACGTCGCCGGCGGCCACGGCATGTGGGGCATGACCCTGGGGCCGGCCACCGGTCAGCTCCTGGCCAAGACCATCGTGACGGGTCGTCCGGCGCCCGAGCTGACCCCCTTCGACCCGCGGCGCTGATCCGGCACACGCACCCGCCTCCGGAAGGGCGCGCCCACCCTCTCCCGAAATGACGGGCCGTTACCTTTTCGTTATCGTTAAGGCATGGCTCGCACGTTTGGGACCGCGCTGGCCGGACGCGACAACTCCCTCAACGCCGTCCGGCTGGTGCTCGCGGCTGCAGTGATCCTCGCCCACTCGTGGACGATCGGCGGATACGGCGACACCATCTTCCGTTGGATCGGGGCCAACAGCGTCAACGGCTTCTTCGCCCTGTCCGGCTTCCTCATCGCCGGCAGCCGACTGCGCCACGACTTCCGGCACTACATCACCCGCCGCGCCCAGCGCATCTTTCCGGGATTCTGGGTCTGCCTGGTCGTCATCGCCTTCGTCTTCGCCCCGATCGGGGCTCTGCTCAGCGGTGTCAGCTGGCACCCCGGCGAGGCCCTCGGCTACATCCGCAACAACGCGAGCCTGGTCATCTTCGACCGGGACATCGGGCAGACCCTGACGACCTCCCCGGAGGGCGCCAACTGGAACCGGTCCCTGTGGTCGTTGATGCACGAGTTCATCGCCTACATCGTGTGCGGCGTCCTGCTCGGCGTCCTGTGGGTGCGCCGCAACCTCGCTCTGGCTGCCGGCATCGTCGTCGCCGTCCTCCCGTTGGCCTATGTGGCCGTCCCCGACCTGGACGGACCGGCGCACATGCTCAACGACAGCCTGCGACTGCTCTCCTTCTACTTCGCCGGCGTCCTGGCCTACGCACTGCGTGACCGACTCCGCACCTCGCACGCCCTGGCCGGCGTCGCGGCGGTCACCGTGCTCACCGCCGGGTTCACCTCCGAGACGCTCCTCTACGCCATCACGCCGATCCCGCTGACCTACCTGCTGCTGCACATCGGCTCGACCTGGCGCACGCAGCTCGCGGCGAAGGAGGATGCCTCCTTCGGTCTCTACATCTACGGATACCCCGTCCAGCAGGTGCTCGCGATGCTCGGCCTGGGCGCAATCGTCCCCGTCTGGGCCTTCGCCATCGTGTCGATGGCGCTGGCCTTCCCGCTCGCGATCGCCTCGTGGCGCCTCGTGGAGAAGCCGGCCATGGCCCTGCGGCTGGTCCCGACCCGCGTCCCGGAGGTCAGCACGGCGGTTCCCACGCCGGCCCCCGACGGAGCCTTGGCCCAGCGCGAGTGGGACCACCACGTGCCCTCGACCCTCCTGGTCGGCCGCTGACCGGACAAGGCCGCCGCGGGCAGGACCGGTCGTCGGCTCGCGGGACGTCAGCTGATCAGCAGGCTGACCGCGTGAATGCCCAGGCCCGCGAGGGCGCCCACGACCGTGCCGTTGATCCGGATGAACTGCAGGTCACGCCCGACGAAGAGCTCGATGCGCTCACTCGCCTCGTCGGCGTCCCACCGCTCCACGGTCACGGAGATCACCTCGGCGAGCTCGTCACCGTAGGTGTTGACGAAGAACGCGACGACCTCGCTCAGGTGGGTCTCCAGACGTTCCTGCCACGCCCCGTCCGTGGTGAGGTGCTCCCCGACATTGACCAGCAGCTCGTCCCCACGGGTCCAGAAATAGGAGTCCCGGTCTGCCATCGCCCCGAGCAGCGAGGTGCGCAGCGACTGCCACACGGCGACGGCGCTCGTCGGCACCTGCGGGTGGGCGAGGAGCCGCTCCTTGAGCGACTCGGCACTGGCCATGACCTCCGGGTCGTGCTGCAGGTCGTCGGCCAGGCGCCGCAGCAGGTCGTCCAGCGCCACCCGGGCCGGGTGGGCGCTGTCCGCGCGCAGCTCGGCCAACCAGACCAGGGCCTGGTCGTAGGTCCAGGCGATGACGCGATCGTCCAGCCAATCCGGTGACCACCACGGGGCCTTCTCCCCGACGACGGCCGCGAAGTGGTCCGGGTTGTCCCGCAGCCACCGGTGGACCTCGTCGATGCCCAGGTCGACCAGGCCCCGGTGGTTGCCGTCGGCGACGACGCCGTCGAGCAGGGACCCCAGGATCGGACTGATCGGCTCCCGGGACAGGCGAGGCAGGAGCAGCTGGGCGAGGAAGTCGTGGACGTCCTCGTCGGTGATCCGCTCCAACGCACGCGTCCCGCCGGCCGCGACCTCGCCGAGGACACGCTGTCGGTTGGCCGGTTCTCCCAGCCATCGCCCGAGCCGTTCGGCGACGTGCGCTGCGGCCAGCCGCTCACGAGCGATCTCCTCGGTGAGGAAGTTCTGCGAGACGAATTCCTGCAGGCTGCGCCCCAGCTCGTCCTTGCGCTTCTTCACCAGCGCCGTGTGGGGCACGGGGATGCCCAGGGGGTGGCGGAAGAGCGCGGTGACCGCGAACCAGTCGGCCAGCGCGCCGACCATCCCGGCCTCGGCGGCCGTGTTGACGAAGCCCCACACACCGTCGTGGTCGAGGCGCACGGTCAGCACGTAGATGATCGCGGCGAGGACCAGCAGGCCGGTGGCGACCAAACGCATCCGGCGCAGTCCCGCCCTTCGCCGGACATCCGCGGGGGTCTCCTGGAAGAAGCTCACGCCCCAGATCCTCCCTCACCAGCGGCCCTAGACTGCACGTCGTGGAGTTCCTCAACGGCCTGCAGCCCCAGTTCGACCTGACCTACGACGACGTCTTCATGGTCCCGCGACACAGCGAGGTCGCCAGCCGGCACGGCGTCGACCTGCGCACGAGCGACGGCACCGGCACGACGATGCCGCTCGTCGTCGCCAACATGACCGCGATCGCCGGCCGGCGCATGGCCGAGACCACCGCCCGCCGTGGTGGCCTGACGATCATCCCCCAGGACATTCCGGCCGACGTCGTCGCCGAGGTCATCTCCTTCGTCAAGGCGCGCCACCTCGTGCACGACACGGCGATCACGCTCGACCCGGACGTCACCGTCGGCGAGGCCCTCGCCCTGCTGCCCAAGCGTGCCCACGGCGCGGGCGTCGTCATCGAGGGAGGCCGTCCCGTCGGTGTCGTCACGGAGCGCGATCTCGTCGACGTCGACCGCTTCACCCAGGTCCGCACCGTGATGACCCCCGACCCGATGACGTTGTCGGCCGACGCCGACCCGCGGGCGGCCTTCGACGAGCTGCACCGGTCCCGGCGTCGGGTCGCACCCGTCGTCGACGCCTCCGGGGCGCTCGTCGGCGTCCAGACGAGGAAGGGGGCGGTGCGTGCGAGCATGTACACCCCCGCCCTCGACGCGGACGGTCGGTTGCGGGTCGCCGCGGCCGTGGGCATCAACGGCGACGTGGCCGGCAAGGCCCGGGCTCTCCTCGAGGCGGGAGCCGACGTGCTCGTCGTCGACACCGCGCACGGCCACCAGACCAGGATGCTCCAGGCCCTCGCCGAGGTTCGGGCCCTCGACCCGCAGGTCCCGGTCGTCGCCGGCAACGTCGTCTCCGCCGATGGCACCCGTGACCTCATCGAGGCGGGCGCGGACATCGTCAAGGTCGGTGTGGGCCCCGGTGCGATGTGCACCACCCGGATGATGACTGCGGTCGGCCGACCGCAGTTCTCCGCCGTCCTGGAGTGCGCAGCCGCCGCCCGTGCGCTCGGCAAGCACGTGTGGGCCGACGGTGGGGTGCGCCATCCGCGTGACGTGGCCCTCGCCCTGGCTGCCGGTGCGAGCAACGTCATGATCGGTTCGTGGTTCGCGGGGACGCTCGAGTCCCCCGGCGATCTCGTCACCGACCCGGACGGCCGTCGCTACAAGGAGTCCTTCGGGATGGCCTCGGCCCGTGCGGTGCGCGGACGAACCGCGGAGGACTCTCCCTTCGACCGGGCGCGCAAGTCGCACTTCGAGGAGGGCATCTCGACCTCCCGCATGTACATCGACCCGGCCGGTCCGGGCGTCGAGGACGTCATCGACCAGATCATCGCGGGGGTGCGCAGCAGCTGCACCTACGCCGGCGCCTCGACGCTGGACGAGTTCCACGAGCGGGCCCTCGTCGGTCTGCAGTCCACCGCCGGTTTCGCCGAGGGCCGACCGCTCCACCAGTCCTGGTGATCCGATGCGCTCCCTTCCTCCGCTCGAGGCGCCCGTCGACCCGGTCGAGGCGCTGCGGCGCGTCGGGTTCCTCCTGGAACGCTCCCGCCAGCACAGCCGCCGCGTGGAGGCCTTCCGGGGCGCCGTCGGTGTCGTGCGCGACCTGGGCGAAGGGGAGCTGGCCCAGCGGGTCGAGGACGGCAGACTGACCGAGCTGGCCGGTATCGGCAAGTCCACCGCCGGCGTCATCGAGCAGGCCGTGCGCGGGGACCTGCCGGACTACCTCGCCCGCCAGCAGGAGGAGCACGGTGGACCCCTCGTCGAGGGCGGCGAGGACTACACCGCGGCCATCATCGGCGACTGCCACCTGCATTCCGACTGGTCCGACGGCGGCAGCCCCATCGAGGAGATGGTCCTCACCGCGGTCGAGCTCGGCCAGGAGTGGATGGTCCTGACCGACCACTCCCCCCGGCTACGGATCGCCAACGGCCTCTCCGCCGCGCGCCTGACGCAGCAGCTGGACCTGCTGGAGCGGATCAACGCCTCCGTGGGCGATGCCTTCACCCTGATGTCGGGCATCGAGGTCGACATCCTCGATGACGGCACGCTCGACCAGAGTGAGGAGATGCTCGGCCGGCTCGACCTGGTCACCGCGTCCGTGCACTCCAAGCTGCGCATGGCGAAGGGGGCGATGACCCGACGCATGGTGGCTGCGGTGAGCAACCCACGAGTCAACGTCCTCGGCCACTGCACCGGGCGTCTCGTGACCGGGGGGCGGGGCACGCGGCCGCAGAGCGAGTTCGACGCCCGCGCGGTCTTCGAGGCCTGCGCGGAGCACGATGTCGCCGTGGAGATCAACTCCCGGCCAGAACGGCGGGACCCGCCGGACGAGCTGATCGAGCTGGCACTGGAGATCGGGTGCCTCTTCGCCGTCGACTCCGATGCCCACGCGCCCGGGCAGCTGGAGATGAAGGCGTACGGCGCACAGCGGGCCGAGCGACTCGGGGTGCCGTTGGAGCGGATCGTCACGACCTGGGACGCCGAGCGCGTGCGCGAGTGGGCCCGACGCGCCTGATCGACTGCCCGGAGGCCCGGAAAACCGCCTCGGGGCCGCCGATTTGGGCGATCGACCATCTCTCTCGTATGCTTTCCGAGTCCTCGACGGATTCCGGTGCTGCCTGCCGCGTAGCGAGGGGTTCGTCGTGTACGGGTCCCCATCGTCTAGCGGCCCAGGACCCCGCCCTTTCACGGCGGTAGCACGGGTTCGAATCCCGTTGGGGATACGCAAGCAAGTCTTGCAGTGCCTTGCACCACAAGGCCGCGTAGCGCAGTTGGTTAGCGCGCCGCCCTGTCACGGCGGAGGTCGCGGGTTCGAGTCCCGTCGCGGTCGCTCGCTGGTCCACCACGGACCGGCTCGGCCAGGTAGCTCAGTTGGTACGAGCGTCCGACTGAAAATCGGAAGGTCGGCGGTTCGACCCCGCCCCTGGCCACCACCTCACGGCTTGTCGTCCGGCGTTCATCTCCGCCGACCGTGACTGACGATCTCCCCTTCCGCACCTCCCTCACACGGGAGCGCCGGCGCCCGGCTCCTTCTTGAGGCTGAGGTTGCCGTGCTTGGTGGCGTACACGTCGAAGCCGGCGAACGTCTGCGCCCCGTCCTCGACCAGCGATGCCGGCGCGGGCAGCCGGACACAGGCCCGCCCCGCCGCATCGTGGACCTCGAGGTGGGCGTCGAGGAAGGTGGTCCGGACCCACTCGAGATGCTCGTGACCGATGATCGCCCGGACGCGCAGACCGAGGCCCGTGCCGTCGACTGGGGTTGCCGGACGGCGCATCCGCACGGGCGCGGAGCGGCCCGCGATGCTCAGGTGTACTCGCGGCCGCTGCAGGGGGCGGTCGGTCGTCATGTGCATCGTGACGGCCAGCCCCTGCGGGTCAACGGTGACGTCACTCGTCACGTCGCTCAGGGCCAACGGTTGCGGAGGCACCTTGGCAGCGAGCGTGGCCCGGAGCATGGCAGCCCAGCGGGGCCCGATGGACGCGTCGGAGAAGTCCTGCGCCCGACGGGCGGCGTTCTCACGCAGCGTGGCCAGCTCGGACTCCCCCATGTCCCGGACGCGCACGAGCGTGCGGGCCAGCGCCTCGATGTCGTCCTGTGGGACGAGGAACCCGTCGACCCCATCCGTGATCAGCTCCCGGGGGCCGTACCGCACGTCGTACGCGATGGGGATGCAGCCACGGGCCATGCTCTCCAGCAGCACCAGCGATGATGACTCGGTCCGACTGGTCAGCAGCGAGAAGGACGCCTGGGCGAACCGGTCCGGTGCCGTCCGGTCGAATCCCGCCAGCGTGATCGTCCTCGCACCCAGATCGACGATGAGCGCCTGGAGGTCGTCGTGGCAGCCACCCGCTCCGTAGATGCGCAGGGTCAGCGGCTCGGGGAGCTGCTGGTTGGCCTGGTGCACCGCCCGGATGCCGTGCTCGGTCTGCTTCCCGGGAACCAGCCCGCCGACCATCATGACGGCGTTCGCGTCGCGAGCGGGCGCAGGCGTGGGGGGATCGACGTTGCGGGAGTTCGGAATCACCCACCGGGTGGGGCTGGGGCCGAGCAACGCGTCGAGGTCCTCGCGCTGGCGTTCGCTGAGGATGATGGTGGCATCGAAGTCGTCCACATTGTCCATGAACGGCAGATACCTCCTTTGACTGGTGTCCAGTCGTCGGGCGCTGCCGCTGGCCAGGTGGTGGTTGTGGAAGGTGTGCACGGTCACGACATTCGGCCGCTTGTACGTGTGCATCAACCCGGCCAGGCCAAAGGTGTCGGAAAAGACGAAGGCCTGGTCCGCACCGATGACGCTGTCCAACCAGTACCGGTGCAGGGCCTCGGGCGAAGGAAACTCGGCCACCGGCCGGCTCTGCGTATCGCACAGCACGAGCGACCGGTGCATGCCGGACGTCGACGGGGCGTCGCGACGGTCCGACACGATGACCGTGCCGTCCGCCCTCAGGAAGTCGATCTGGAGGTTCCTGCCGGCCTCGTCCTGACGGAGTCGACGGTGCGGCACTCCCTTCCCCCGGAAGGTCTTGGAGGTCGTCCTGTCGTCGAGGGGCGCGAAGGCATCGAAGGTCGGCCCGGACCGATCAGGATCGTGCGGGTGGAGGCGGGCGAGGTCGGACCACATGTTGCGAAAGCGCACCTGGGTGGTGAGGCGACCATCGGCCCGCATCTGTCGGGTGAGTGCGTCGTAGTCGACCTGGTGCCCGAACGTGAGGATCTCCAGCGGCTGGCCGGTCTGCGCGGCGATCATGCAGCTGCGGTGGAGGACGACGGCGGCCGTACCCCGGTAGTTCTTCGGCAGCTCACCCAGGGTGGCGAAGTAGCGCCCCTCGGGGAACTCTCCGGTGGGGGCAGGGGGTGTGGAGACGGGTTTCCGACCCCGCTTCCGGACACCGGCGACCAAGCTGAGCAGGGAGCGGCGGCCGGAAGGCATGACAGGCACCATAGCGGCTCGTCGTGGCCGTTCGTCCTGCGTGGATCCCGGTCGGGATCTGACGTCAGCTGAGTTCCTTGACGATCTGTCCGATGTTGTCGATGGTGCGCTTCAGCTCCTCGACGTGCCGGGAGTCGAAAGCGCTGAGCACCCGCTTCATCTCCGTGGTGGAGATGCCGTCGGTGCGGGGCAGGTACACCAGCTCCACCTGGTCGGAGAGGTCGTCGAATTTACCCTCCCAGTCGGCGCCCATGCCCATGATGTCGACGTCATAGGTGACGATGTCCTCACGCTTCTGGCTCCACCGGTCCTCGGGGATCGCCAGATCCACGTACTTGATGCTCTGGACGATCTCCAGGCGCTGCTCGTAGGGCACGATGGGCCGCTTGCCCTTGATGGCGTTGAACTCATCGGTCGAGACGGCGACGACGAGTCGGTCCCCGAGAGCGCTCAACCGCTTGATGATGTTCAGGTGTCCGATGTGGAAGAGATCGAACGTGCCATACGTGATGACGGTCTTGCCCATGGGATGAATACCTCACTACGGCGCTCGGGGCTGGCAGTCGCCCAGTCTATGGCGCTTCAGCGCGTGACGCGGTACGCGGCCGCAGAGGCGAGTTCACAGTAGGGTCGAGGGTCATCCCCTTCGAAGAGGAGCCCGCATGGCCCCACGCCCGTCCGTCGATGTCGTCGTCCTCAGCCAGGGCGACCGTCAGGACGAGACGCTGCGTGCTCTGGAATCGGCCCGGGTCCAGATCGACGTGGACGTCACCTTGATCCTGGTCGGCAACGGCTGGGCCCCGGTGGGGTTCCCCGACGACGTCCGCGCTGTCCACCTGCCCGAGAACGTCGGCCCCGCCGAGGGACGCAACATCGGCGTGGCCCACGGCACGTCCGAGTTCGTCTTCTTCCTCGACAACGACGCCTGGCTGCCCGACGACACCGCCCTGGCGCACGCTGTGGCGCGCTTCCGGGCCGAACCACGGCTGGGCCTGGTCCACGCTCGTGTCGCCGACACCGACGGCGTCACCCTGCGGCGCTGGGTACCACGAGCGCGAGTGGGCGATCCGACGGTCGGTGGCCCCGCCTTCTCCGTCTGCGAAGGGGTCGTGACCCTCCGGCGTTCCGCATACGAGGAGGTGGGCGGCTTCCCCGGCAACTTCTTCTTCGGCCACGAGGGGATCGAGCTGGCCTGGCGGCTGCGCGACCACGACTGGGAGCTGACGTACGACCCGTCCGTACTCATTCACCACCCGGCCACCGAGGCCACCCGGCACGCCCTCTTCTGGCGGCTGAACGCCCGCAACCGTGTCTGGGTCGCCCGCCGCAACCTCCCGTGGCCGCTGGCGGTGCTCTACATCGGGGTCTGGACGGCCATCACCGTCGCCCGCACCTGGCGCGAGCCCGGTAATCTCAGGCACTGGTTCCGAGGCTTCCGCGAGGGTCTCGACACGGACCCGGGAGGGCGGCACCCGATGCGGTGGCGCACCGTCCTGACGCTCACTGTGATGGGGCACCCGCCAGTGCTCTGAGACCCGCTCGGGGTGTGTCTGACTCAGCCACGCTTGGCGGCCAGTCGGCGCCCCCAGTCGGATACCCGCTGCCCGAGGCTCGGGGTGCCCGCGGGCACTGATGTCGCGCCCGACTGCTGACCGGCGATTCGAAGGCCGTGGTTCGGGTTCCTCTTGC from Janibacter cremeus includes these protein-coding regions:
- a CDS encoding glycosyltransferase family 2 protein, with product MAPRPSVDVVVLSQGDRQDETLRALESARVQIDVDVTLILVGNGWAPVGFPDDVRAVHLPENVGPAEGRNIGVAHGTSEFVFFLDNDAWLPDDTALAHAVARFRAEPRLGLVHARVADTDGVTLRRWVPRARVGDPTVGGPAFSVCEGVVTLRRSAYEEVGGFPGNFFFGHEGIELAWRLRDHDWELTYDPSVLIHHPATEATRHALFWRLNARNRVWVARRNLPWPLAVLYIGVWTAITVARTWREPGNLRHWFRGFREGLDTDPGGRHPMRWRTVLTLTVMGHPPVL
- a CDS encoding PHP domain-containing protein → MRSLPPLEAPVDPVEALRRVGFLLERSRQHSRRVEAFRGAVGVVRDLGEGELAQRVEDGRLTELAGIGKSTAGVIEQAVRGDLPDYLARQQEEHGGPLVEGGEDYTAAIIGDCHLHSDWSDGGSPIEEMVLTAVELGQEWMVLTDHSPRLRIANGLSAARLTQQLDLLERINASVGDAFTLMSGIEVDILDDGTLDQSEEMLGRLDLVTASVHSKLRMAKGAMTRRMVAAVSNPRVNVLGHCTGRLVTGGRGTRPQSEFDARAVFEACAEHDVAVEINSRPERRDPPDELIELALEIGCLFAVDSDAHAPGQLEMKAYGAQRAERLGVPLERIVTTWDAERVREWARRA
- a CDS encoding adenylyltransferase/cytidyltransferase family protein, translating into MGKTVITYGTFDLFHIGHLNIIKRLSALGDRLVVAVSTDEFNAIKGKRPIVPYEQRLEIVQSIKYVDLAIPEDRWSQKREDIVTYDVDIMGMGADWEGKFDDLSDQVELVYLPRTDGISTTEMKRVLSAFDSRHVEELKRTIDNIGQIVKELS
- a CDS encoding glycosyltransferase; the protein is MPSGRRSLLSLVAGVRKRGRKPVSTPPAPTGEFPEGRYFATLGELPKNYRGTAAVVLHRSCMIAAQTGQPLEILTFGHQVDYDALTRQMRADGRLTTQVRFRNMWSDLARLHPHDPDRSGPTFDAFAPLDDRTTSKTFRGKGVPHRRLRQDEAGRNLQIDFLRADGTVIVSDRRDAPSTSGMHRSLVLCDTQSRPVAEFPSPEALHRYWLDSVIGADQAFVFSDTFGLAGLMHTYKRPNVVTVHTFHNHHLASGSARRLDTSQRRYLPFMDNVDDFDATIILSERQREDLDALLGPSPTRWVIPNSRNVDPPTPAPARDANAVMMVGGLVPGKQTEHGIRAVHQANQQLPEPLTLRIYGAGGCHDDLQALIVDLGARTITLAGFDRTAPDRFAQASFSLLTSRTESSSLVLLESMARGCIPIAYDVRYGPRELITDGVDGFLVPQDDIEALARTLVRVRDMGESELATLRENAARRAQDFSDASIGPRWAAMLRATLAAKVPPQPLALSDVTSDVTVDPQGLAVTMHMTTDRPLQRPRVHLSIAGRSAPVRMRRPATPVDGTGLGLRVRAIIGHEHLEWVRTTFLDAHLEVHDAAGRACVRLPAPASLVEDGAQTFAGFDVYATKHGNLSLKKEPGAGAPV
- a CDS encoding GuaB1 family IMP dehydrogenase-related protein, which produces MEFLNGLQPQFDLTYDDVFMVPRHSEVASRHGVDLRTSDGTGTTMPLVVANMTAIAGRRMAETTARRGGLTIIPQDIPADVVAEVISFVKARHLVHDTAITLDPDVTVGEALALLPKRAHGAGVVIEGGRPVGVVTERDLVDVDRFTQVRTVMTPDPMTLSADADPRAAFDELHRSRRRVAPVVDASGALVGVQTRKGAVRASMYTPALDADGRLRVAAAVGINGDVAGKARALLEAGADVLVVDTAHGHQTRMLQALAEVRALDPQVPVVAGNVVSADGTRDLIEAGADIVKVGVGPGAMCTTRMMTAVGRPQFSAVLECAAAARALGKHVWADGGVRHPRDVALALAAGASNVMIGSWFAGTLESPGDLVTDPDGRRYKESFGMASARAVRGRTAEDSPFDRARKSHFEEGISTSRMYIDPAGPGVEDVIDQIIAGVRSSCTYAGASTLDEFHERALVGLQSTAGFAEGRPLHQSW